The stretch of DNA AGGCGTCAAATAGTGTCCTTAAGGAAAGATTATTAGAGAAACTGCTGGAGCATAAGGAATACAAAGAAGCGGCCCTGGAACTTGAAGCCCGTCAGAGACTCGAAGAGCAAATCTATCCTGTCTCACTTCACAGAAAGGAGACAGACATAGAAAAACCTCTCCTGGAGGTCAGTCTCTTTGATCTTCTGGATGCCTTTAGTGAGATATGGAAAAAGGCGAAGGAGGAAGAGACCAGGCTTACCTTTGCCCCAGAAGAAATAACGATTGAACAGCAAACCAGGCAAATACTCAACATCTTTTCGTCAGTAAAGAAGTTGCCTCTATCTCAACTCCTCCTTAGAATCGGAGGAGGAGGAAAGTCAAGGCTTATTATTACCTTCTTAGCCCTTCTGGAGTTGATTCGGTTAAAGAAAATTTATGTTTACCAGGAGAATTTATTTACTGAAATATGGGTGGAAGGAAGAATGGGACGCAGATGAAAAGCCCACCGATGGAGATTAATGGTTTCCTCAGAAAAGGGATAAAGGACTTAAGGCCGTACCAGGTGCCGGCGGTTTCCTGCCCTATCAAGCTCGATGCTCACGAAAATCCTTACCCTCTGCCGGCTCGGCTTAGGGCCAAGGTAGAGAAGGTGATGGCCGACTTACCCCTAAATCGTTACCCTGACTCAGGGGCCACTAAACTGCGTCAGGCCATCGCGGCTTATACCGGCTTGGAATCGAATTGGATCACCGTAGGTAACGGTTCAGATGAACTTATCCAGTCGATTATGCTTGCCTTTGGGGAAGCCCTTATTTACCCTGAGCCTACCTTCGATATGTATCCCATCCTGGCTAAAGTAACCGGTCTCTCATTAAAGGGCATACCTCTGGGAGATGATTTTATCCTCGATGAGGAGGCCATAATTCGGACGGCTAAAGAGAACAGGGCGTCGCTTATCTTTATTAGTTCGCCTAACAACCCTACCGGGAATATCTTCCCCCGAGAGAGGATAGAGAGAATAATCGTCGAATCTGGTTCTCTGGTCGTCTGCGATGAGGCTTATTATGAGTTCTCAGGGGAAAGTTTTATCTCTCATTTAGCTCGATATGAGAATCTAATTATTTTGCGAACCTTATCTAAACTTGGTCTGGCCGGACTCAGGGTGGGTTATATGCTGGCCTCACCGTCTATTATTCGGGAGATAAACAAGGTCAGACTCCCCTACAATCTGAATACGGTCTCCCAGGAAATAGCGACCTTGGTGTTAACTGATTTTGAACCGATTAAGCGGCAGATTAAAGAAATCATTGCTCAGCGGGAAGAAGTCTATCAGTGTCTCAAGACTATGCCGGGCCTTAATCCCTTTCCCAGCCGAACCAACTTTATTCTGATGAGAAGCCACCTCCTGGGGGCTGATTATATCTGGAACGAGCTGGTCAAGGCGGGTATCTTGATCAAAAATCTCAACCAGGCAGGGGCGCTTAGGAATTGCCTCCGGGTGAGCATAGGCACACCTGAGGAGAATAAGGCCGTTACTTCGGTCCTGAGCCGGATAATCTAAAATAGAAAGGAGGAGGTCCAAGATGGCACTGGCTGAAGAAGAAGCGATTCAGCTTATTGAAAAACTGCCGGATAATTATTCTATGGATGAGATTATGGCGGAATTATATTTTAAACAGCAGGTGAAACAAGGATTGGAAGATGTAGAAAAAGGACGAGCCTATTCCCACGAACAAGTTAAAGATATGGTGTGGCAATGGCGAAAATCATCTGGTCGGATTTAGCAAAAGAGCATTTAAGAGAGATTGATTCTTATATTTCAAAAGGGGCTCCTTTCTACTCGATTATTTTCATTGATAGACTGATCGCTTCTGTTGAGATGATTAGATGTAACCGTTCAGCACATGATGCGGGATGCTCGATGCTCGATCCTCGATGCTCGATGTTGGTAAAGGATTCAGTATCCAGGATCGAGCATCCAGAATCGAGCATCGAGGATCGAGGATCGAGGTTGTGTCTTTGTGCCTTAGTGGCT from bacterium encodes:
- a CDS encoding segregation/condensation protein A — encoded protein: MYQLRLEIFEGPLDLLLHLIKRNKIDIYDIFVSRITKEYLEYLDLMKELNLSFSADFLAMAAQLIQIKSSRLLPPSESVAIEDEASNSVLKERLLEKLLEHKEYKEAALELEARQRLEEQIYPVSLHRKETDIEKPLLEVSLFDLLDAFSEIWKKAKEEETRLTFAPEEITIEQQTRQILNIFSSVKKLPLSQLLLRIGGGGKSRLIITFLALLELIRLKKIYVYQENLFTEIWVEGRMGRR
- the hisC gene encoding histidinol-phosphate transaminase, translating into MKSPPMEINGFLRKGIKDLRPYQVPAVSCPIKLDAHENPYPLPARLRAKVEKVMADLPLNRYPDSGATKLRQAIAAYTGLESNWITVGNGSDELIQSIMLAFGEALIYPEPTFDMYPILAKVTGLSLKGIPLGDDFILDEEAIIRTAKENRASLIFISSPNNPTGNIFPRERIERIIVESGSLVVCDEAYYEFSGESFISHLARYENLIILRTLSKLGLAGLRVGYMLASPSIIREINKVRLPYNLNTVSQEIATLVLTDFEPIKRQIKEIIAQREEVYQCLKTMPGLNPFPSRTNFILMRSHLLGADYIWNELVKAGILIKNLNQAGALRNCLRVSIGTPEENKAVTSVLSRII
- a CDS encoding type II toxin-antitoxin system RelE/ParE family toxin, giving the protein MAKIIWSDLAKEHLREIDSYISKGAPFYSIIFIDRLIASVEMIRCNRSAHDAGCSMLDPRCSMLVKDSVSRIEHPESSIEDRGSRLCLCALVAERLREIFFHKYRIVYSIKDDTRCSSFFDLRDQIFRG